The following proteins are encoded in a genomic region of Labeo rohita strain BAU-BD-2019 chromosome 5, IGBB_LRoh.1.0, whole genome shotgun sequence:
- the lifra gene encoding LIF receptor subunit alpha a yields MQGWVALALLLGLGVKRSLGQNGVGELPVPRGLIPIPDLRAQTLSLTWQSESSLFDLEIFHTELMNVVLNETVAVKADPVTGLHSWTWHSPLPLECTSHSVRIRARNQQSFSQWSPLETIPGSDIPERSESNMFPQDKVVPVGSNMSFCCIVKEKQDFKDIVYRGQEMSATRLSRRTYAITVTNQPPSGNTGTNVVCSSQLLILTGAVVFVGYPPGDEGLVCETRDLASAECSWKKGRDTHLRIKHSRTNYTLNGRECLEGKTRCTSKVWEENWTLVARNPLGTIQLTDSARLADRVHLLAPANVTAVEVKAWSATLQWSWSVAAYKKLEMVCQLQLFAHELSSTRNYSGPGLTSVMLENLWPDVDYTVTVRCGSKHGFWKWGDESTPFRIHTKMDRPDAPDVWVWMDSSNTGRVFWKPLSVRKSHGALNGYEVSQSSVEEDRWTPVSLPPGNFSYPIILNNSTDITVAVAARNPAGLSQPSTVTTPAYRADSQLSVSELLGTNGSFDLSWEPNANASGGYVVEWVPTGCSGLCTIDWKKVPKSDSSFTVKSDSLVAGVRYTVSVYALSTNAPMLLQRWKGYSQEMIPSQSVRELSANQTGSVVLLSWKAPEMKCQRGFIRGYTVYLANAAHLDLIANISDPEVQLYRVKGLSLNLYKFVVKAYTSAGEDAGSTVDIKMEMDTADMLFVGILVPLGTMFCCLILISICCYKKRDWVKKAFYPEIPGPKVPGDWSSPQGPLDVKPPPHSLVHIVDSPEWDFTKEGLFPVPEEEEESENDNIEVDTDSDEPALLRYYNQVVGDGSHSNHISDSSGSSTASVGSTQTEITYAGIQSPTSSQGACGGGGYRPQMQSVTGPAELQNEFEADFQDDGLNTGYKPQCSWQLDSPEAENFSGSLGSPTSVTSSQFLIPESSEEKPQPSNTWFHNFLSGKS; encoded by the exons ATGCAGGGCTGGGTGGCTCTGGCTCTGTTGCTGGGCCTCGGGGTCAAACGCTCCCTTGGACAGAACG GTGTGGGTGAACTTCCTGTGCCTCGTGGTTTAATCCCAATTCCTGATTTACGTGCACAGACTCTTTCTTTGACATGGCAGAGTGAATCATCACTTTTTGACCTGGAGATTTTCCACACCGAGCTCATGAATGTGGTGCTGAAT gaGACGGTGGCAGTTAAAGCAGATCCTGTAACAGGACTGCATAGTTGGACCTGGCATTCACCGTTACCCTTGGAGTGCACTTCTCATTCTGTGCGCATCAGAGCACGAAACCAGCAGTCGTTCAGCCAGTGGAGCCCCCTTGAGACCATTCCAG GGTCGGATATTCCTGAGAGGTCTGAGTCTAACATGTTTCCCCAAGATAAGGTGGTTCCTGTGGGCAGTAACATGAGCTTCTGCTGTATTGTTAAGGAGAAGCAGGATTTTAAAGATATAGTGTACAGGGGTCAAGAGATGAGCGCCACACGACTGAGCAGGAGAACGTATGCAATCACCGTAACCAACCAGCCACCATCTGGCAACACAGGCACCAACGTGGTCTGCAGTTCCCAATTGTTGATCCTCACGGGAGCGGTGGTGTTTGTCGGCT ATCCGCCGGGCGATGAGGGCTTGGTCTGCGAGACTCGGGACCTGGCATCCGCAGAATGTTCTTGGAAGAAAGGACGAGACACTCACTTGAGAATTAAGCACAGCCGCACTAACTACACCCTTAATGGAAG GGAATGTTTAGAAGGAAAGACACGGTGTACCTCGAAGGTCTGGGAGGAGAACTGGACTCTGGTGGCTCGAAATCCTCTTGGAACAATTCAGCTTACTGATTCGGCCCGACTCGCTGACCGCG TACATCTGTTGGCTCCAGCGAATGTAACAGCGGTTGAAGTCAAGGCGTGGAGCGCCACACTGCAGTGGAGCTGGTCTGTGGCGGCGTATAAAAAGCTGGAGATGGTTTGCCAGCTGCAGCTCTTCGCCCATGAACTTTCCAGCACA CGTAATTACAGTGGTCCAGGTTTAACTTCTGTGATGCTGGAGAATTTGTGGCCAGATGTGGACTACACTGTGACTGTACGCTGCGGCTCTAAGCATGGTTTCTGGAAGTGGGGGGATGAAAGCACTCCCTTCAGGATCCACACTAAAATGGACC GTCCTGATGCTCCTGATGTCTGGGTCTGGATGGACAGCAGTAACACAGGACGTGTATTTTGGAAA CCTCTgtctgtgagaaaaagtcacggTGCATTAAACGGCTATGAGGTTTCTCAGAGCTCAGTGGAGGAAGACAGGTGGACACCGGTTTCTCTTCCTCCTGGGAACTTTAGCTATCCCATCATCCTTAACAACAGCACTGACATCACCGTTGCCGTGGCAGCGCGAAACCCAGCTGGTCTCTCTCAGCCTTCCACTGTGACCACACCAGCATACAGAGCAG ATTCCCAGCTGTCTGTATCTGAGCTGCTCGGCACAAATGGATCATTTGACCTCTCCTGGGAGCCTAATGCCAATGCGAGCGGAGGGTACGTAGTGGAGTGGGTCCCAACTGGCTGCAGTGGCCTGTGCACCATTGATTGGAAGAAAGTTCCAAAGTCAGACAGCAGCTTCACAGTGAAGTCAG ACTCTCTGGTGGCAGGAGTGAGGTACACCGTATCCGTATACGCGCTCTCAACCAACGCTCCTATGCTGCTGCAGAGATGGAAGGGATACTCACAGGAAATGA TTCCTTCACAGTCTGTTAGAGAGCTGTCAGCCAATCAAACTGGCTCTGTTGTGCTGTTGTCTTGGAAAGCCCCCGAAATGAAATGCCAGAGAGGCTTCATACGTGGATACACCGTCTACCTGGCAAACGCTGCACATCTGGATCTCATTG CTAACATCTCTGATCCTGAAGTGCAGTTGTACAGAGTAAAGGGTTTGTCTTTGAACTTATATAAGTTCGTAGTGAAGGCCTACACCTCAGCTGGGGAGGACGCGGGGTCGACTGTGGATATTAAAATGGAGATGGACA CAGCCGACATGTTGTTTGTTGGCATTCTTGTGCCGTTGGGAACCATGTTCTGCTGTCTCATCCTCATCAGCATCTGCTGCTACAAGAAGAGAGATTG GGTAAAGAAAGCTTTCTATCCTGAAATCCCTGGACCTAAAGTACCTGGAGACTGGTCCTCTCCACAG ggtCCTCTGGATGTGAAGCCCCCTCCTCACAGTCTGGTCCACATTGTGGACAGTCCAGAGTGGGATTTCACCAAGGAAGGTCTGTTCCCAGTcccagaggaagaggaggagtcTGAGAACGACAACATCGAGGTCGACACTGACTCGGATGAACCAGCTCTCCTGAGATACTACAACCAGGTGGTTGGTGATGGCTCACACAGTAACCACATCTCAGACTCCTCCGGTTCCTCGACCGCCTCGGTGGGCTCCACACAGACCGAAATCACCTACGCAGGCATCCAGAGCCCCACGTCCTCGCAGGGGGCGTGTGGTGGCGGAGGTTACAGGCCTCAAATGCAGTCCGTCACAGGGCCAGCTGAGCTCCAAAATGAATTCGAGGCCGACTTCCAAGACGATGGCTTGAATACAGGCTACAAACCCCAGTGTTCCTGGCAACTGGATTCTCCAGAGGCGGAAAACTTTAGTGGTTCGCTTGGCAGCCCTACATCGGTCACATCATCCCAGTTCCTCATCCCAGAATCTTCGGAGGAGAAACCACAGCCTTCAAACACCTGGTTCCACAATTTTCTCTCTGGAAAATCCTGA